The following coding sequences are from one Pseudomonas mendocina window:
- a CDS encoding amidohydrolase: MPYAGITGIDTHAHIFRQDLPMVPGRRYSPSYDATVEQYLEHMDGCGLSHGVLIQPSFLGTDNHYMVAALQRFAQRLRGVAVVDAQVSEAELDELAAAGVVGIRLNLIGKTLEDYAGPAWSALFRRLARRGWQVEIQRGFADLALIVPAILESGVTVVIDHFGLPAPSVRLDDPQHDGFFDLLGQAPVWIKLSAAYRSQSDPARAQAISARLREACGGVGRFLWGSDWPNTQFESQTRYDQQFALLEALLPNPEERRRVLVDNPATLFGFASA, from the coding sequence ATGCCTTATGCCGGTATTACCGGCATCGACACTCATGCGCACATCTTCCGCCAGGATCTTCCGATGGTGCCTGGCCGCCGCTACAGCCCCAGCTACGACGCCACAGTGGAGCAATACCTGGAGCACATGGACGGCTGTGGCCTGTCTCATGGCGTGCTGATCCAGCCGAGCTTCCTGGGTACCGACAATCACTACATGGTCGCGGCGTTGCAGCGCTTCGCGCAGCGTCTGCGCGGGGTGGCGGTGGTCGATGCCCAGGTCAGCGAAGCCGAGCTGGACGAGTTGGCTGCCGCAGGGGTGGTGGGCATACGCCTGAACCTGATCGGCAAGACGCTGGAGGACTACGCCGGCCCTGCCTGGAGTGCTCTGTTCCGCCGCCTGGCGCGACGTGGCTGGCAGGTGGAGATCCAGCGTGGCTTCGCCGACCTGGCGCTGATCGTGCCGGCGATTCTCGAGTCCGGGGTGACCGTGGTGATCGATCACTTCGGCCTGCCGGCGCCGAGCGTACGACTGGACGACCCGCAGCATGATGGATTCTTCGATCTGCTTGGTCAGGCACCGGTGTGGATCAAGCTGTCGGCGGCCTACCGCAGTCAGTCCGACCCGGCCCGTGCCCAGGCCATCTCAGCGCGCCTGCGCGAAGCCTGTGGCGGAGTGGGGCGCTTTCTCTGGGGCAGCGATTGGCCCAACACCCAGTTCGAATCGCAGACCCGCTACGATCAGCAGTTCGCGCTGCTCGAGGCTCTGCTGCCCAATCCCGAGGAGCGCCGCCGCGTTCTGGTGGACAACCCCGCAACGCTATTCGGGTTCGCTTCGGCGTAA
- a CDS encoding SLC13 family permease — protein sequence MMSLLVVAAIVLAVALGYTTKINIGLFAIAFAYLLGCFGMGLSPGDIINMWPLKIFFVIFSVCLFYSFATVNGTLEKLAGHLLYRCRNVPHLLPYAIFITASVIAGMGAGYYTVLAFMAPLTLMLCQRTGMSLILGGLAVNYGALAGANFVSSQSGIIFRGLMATAGVPESEAFVNALAIFASTAVIPILVISAFVFLGGHGRNLKNAVINTDLPQAFNREQKLTLLLTVLMMLLVLAAPLALLAFPGNETVRFINSKVDIGLIASVFSVIALLLKLGDERKAIASVPWSTLIMICGVGMLISVAIKAGTIDALASWIGGNIPPLMVPVAFGVVAALMSIFASTLGVVTPALFPMVLPLSASMSIDPMIIFIAIVVGAQATSISPFSSGGSLLLGSCTDEKVRSTLFSQLLLRAAPIGFVAAMLFNLALTFLF from the coding sequence ATGATGAGCTTGCTCGTCGTCGCCGCGATCGTCCTTGCCGTCGCGCTGGGTTACACCACCAAGATCAATATTGGTTTGTTCGCCATTGCCTTCGCCTACCTGCTGGGTTGCTTCGGCATGGGCTTGAGCCCGGGCGACATCATCAACATGTGGCCGCTGAAGATCTTCTTCGTGATCTTCTCGGTCTGCCTGTTCTACAGCTTCGCCACCGTCAATGGCACGCTGGAAAAACTCGCTGGGCACCTGCTGTATCGCTGCCGTAACGTGCCGCACCTGCTGCCCTATGCGATCTTCATCACCGCCAGCGTGATCGCCGGCATGGGCGCCGGTTACTACACCGTGCTGGCCTTCATGGCACCGCTGACGCTGATGCTCTGCCAGCGCACTGGCATGAGCCTGATCCTCGGTGGCCTGGCGGTGAACTACGGTGCACTGGCGGGTGCCAACTTCGTTTCCAGCCAGAGCGGCATCATCTTCCGTGGCCTGATGGCCACGGCGGGCGTGCCCGAGAGCGAAGCCTTCGTCAACGCTCTGGCGATTTTTGCCAGTACCGCGGTCATTCCGATTCTGGTGATTTCTGCGTTCGTATTCCTCGGTGGCCATGGCCGTAACCTGAAGAACGCGGTGATCAACACCGATCTGCCGCAAGCCTTCAATCGTGAACAGAAGCTGACCCTGCTGTTGACCGTACTGATGATGCTGCTGGTGCTCGCCGCACCGCTGGCGCTGCTGGCCTTCCCGGGCAACGAGACGGTTCGATTCATCAACAGCAAGGTGGATATCGGTCTGATCGCCAGCGTGTTCTCGGTGATCGCGCTGCTGCTCAAGCTCGGTGACGAACGCAAGGCCATCGCCTCTGTGCCCTGGTCCACGCTGATCATGATCTGCGGTGTCGGCATGCTCATTTCGGTGGCAATCAAGGCCGGCACCATCGATGCCCTGGCTTCCTGGATCGGCGGCAATATCCCGCCATTGATGGTTCCGGTGGCCTTCGGTGTGGTGGCGGCGCTGATGTCTATCTTCGCCAGCACGCTCGGTGTGGTAACGCCGGCACTGTTCCCCATGGTGCTGCCGCTGTCGGCCTCGATGTCGATCGATCCGATGATCATCTTCATCGCCATCGTGGTCGGTGCGCAGGCTACCTCGATCTCGCCGTTCTCTTCTGGCGGCAGCCTGCTGCTGGGTTCCTGTACCGATGAGAAGGTGCGCTCGACCTTGTTCTCGCAACTGCTGCTGCGCGCCGCACCCATCGGTTTCGTCGCAGCGATGCTGTTCAACCTGGCGCTGACCTTCCTGTTCTGA
- a CDS encoding serine protease: MIDSLMLSAARITTLAAGQILTNASGFFFQRDGRLFLVTSRHVVLDEPSGHQPDSLQIELHTDANNLASTVSFAIPLYDGDQHLWRQGMDGAGEIDVAVIELDQTALPYNGAYQAFTPQHLLQADEHVEIGSTLLVVGFPLGFQDTLHRMPVARHAGLASSFGLRFQGLGYFLTDGRTHRGLSGAPVVKRASVDGDLPWHLLGIHSTRLLGNRDEEQDEALGLNCTWYADILMTLTE, translated from the coding sequence ATGATCGACTCCCTGATGCTCAGCGCAGCGCGCATCACCACCCTGGCGGCTGGGCAGATACTGACCAACGCCAGCGGCTTCTTCTTCCAGCGCGACGGCCGGCTGTTTCTGGTGACCAGTCGTCACGTGGTGCTCGATGAGCCCAGCGGCCATCAGCCCGATAGCCTGCAGATCGAGCTGCATACCGACGCGAACAACCTGGCCAGCACCGTCAGCTTCGCCATCCCGCTTTATGACGGCGACCAGCACCTGTGGCGCCAGGGCATGGATGGCGCAGGCGAGATCGACGTGGCGGTGATCGAACTCGATCAGACAGCCCTTCCCTACAACGGCGCCTATCAGGCCTTCACCCCGCAGCACCTGCTGCAAGCCGACGAGCATGTGGAAATCGGCTCGACGCTGCTGGTGGTCGGTTTTCCACTGGGCTTTCAGGACACCCTGCACCGCATGCCGGTGGCGCGCCATGCCGGACTGGCCTCCTCCTTCGGCCTGCGTTTTCAGGGGCTTGGCTACTTCCTGACCGACGGCCGTACCCATCGCGGCCTCAGCGGCGCCCCCGTGGTCAAACGGGCCAGCGTGGACGGCGACCTGCCCTGGCACCTGCTCGGCATCCACTCCACCCGCCTGCTCGGCAACCGCGACGAGGAACAGGACGAAGCCCTGGGCCTGAACTGCACCTGGTACGCCGACATCCTGATGACGCTGACGGAGTAG
- a CDS encoding SDR family oxidoreductase, which translates to MSTNFQQRLAVVTGASSGIGLAVCELLLQRGARVLAFSRGLGALESLRTQYPEQLHWCAGDVTDIDALHALAERAGRLGTVDYLVPNAGIARLAQGCDLQAFEQQWQVNGAGAVNTFALLKPHLARPASVVFISTFLRQLGFAGLGGYIASKAALSALVRSLALEHAGEGLRLNLVSPGPTATPLWGSLGLTDEALAGVAGEVNQRLIDGEFLSPQAIAEVVLFQLSNGARGVYGQDWVVDKGYTLQ; encoded by the coding sequence ATGAGTACGAATTTTCAACAACGTCTGGCCGTCGTCACTGGTGCCAGCTCCGGCATCGGGCTGGCCGTTTGCGAGCTGCTGCTGCAGCGCGGCGCGCGCGTGCTGGCTTTCTCCCGCGGCCTGGGAGCGCTGGAGTCACTGCGTACGCAGTATCCCGAGCAGTTGCATTGGTGCGCGGGCGACGTCACCGATATCGATGCATTGCATGCGCTGGCCGAGCGTGCCGGTCGACTCGGCACTGTGGACTATCTGGTGCCCAACGCCGGCATCGCCCGTCTGGCGCAGGGCTGCGATCTGCAGGCGTTCGAGCAGCAGTGGCAAGTCAACGGCGCCGGTGCGGTGAATACCTTTGCGCTGCTCAAGCCCCATCTGGCACGACCTGCCTCGGTGGTGTTCATCAGCACCTTTCTGCGTCAGCTTGGTTTTGCCGGGCTGGGTGGCTATATCGCCAGCAAAGCGGCGCTGTCGGCATTGGTGCGCAGCCTGGCGCTGGAGCATGCGGGTGAGGGGCTGCGTCTCAATCTGGTGTCGCCGGGACCGACCGCCACGCCGCTATGGGGCAGCCTGGGCTTGACGGATGAGGCTCTGGCCGGCGTTGCCGGCGAGGTGAACCAGCGCCTGATCGATGGCGAGTTTCTCAGCCCGCAGGCCATTGCCGAGGTGGTGTTGTTCCAACTCTCCAACGGCGCTCGTGGCGTTTACGGCCAGGACTGGGTGGTGGACAAGGGGTACACGCTGCAATGA
- the plsB gene encoding glycerol-3-phosphate 1-O-acyltransferase PlsB: MTRSPFRRLVFGSLRRLLYLWVRSETINQSAFTLKLDRSKPVFYVLQQPSVSDLAVVDRECTKAGLPRPVLPVAVGEHMEPAAFFYLTPEPDWFGRQDKRGISPTLDRVVTALTRHAVDDAQIIPVSVFWGQSPDRETSPWKLLFADSWAVTGRLRRLVSILILGRKTRVQFSTPIHLRELIEQDKGQERTLRMVHRILRVHFRNQKAAVIGPDVSHRRNLVKGLVHDPLVRQAIVEEAEREKISLEKAEAQALRYGNEIASDYTYTVIRFLELVLSWFWNKIYDGIQIHNVEGVRDISQGNEIIYVPCHRSHIDYLLLSYLLFRNGLTPPHIAAGINLNMPVIGGLLRRGGAFFMRRTFKGNPLYTAVFNEYLHTLFSKGFPVEYFVEGGRSRTGRMLRPKTGMLAITLRSFLRSHRLPIVFVPVYIGYERVLEGRTYLGELRGASKKKESIFDLFKVLGALKQRFGQVSVNFGEPIKLAEFLDQQQPDWREQDLGPQYRPAWLNNTTNRLGERVARHLNEAAAINPVNLVALALLSTSKLALDERALSRVLDLYLALLRAVPYSPHTTLPEGDGLALIEHVQGMDLLAEQKDALGKILYLDEQNAVLMTYYRNNVLHIFALPALLASFFQSSARISREQILRYAGALYPYLQAELFIRWEQSELEGVIDQWLAAFVEQGLLKTEGDVYVRPAPSSRQFVLLTLLSRSVAQTLQRFYMAIALLLNAGQNAISAEELEDLCTVMAQRLSILHGLNAPEFFDKSLFRHFIQSLLDQGVLRQDEAGKLSHHPLLSELAEGAAKRVLPAEIRLSIRQVALDRNEDEPVAS; encoded by the coding sequence ATGACCCGTTCCCCTTTTCGCCGCCTCGTCTTCGGATCGTTGCGCCGCCTGCTGTACCTCTGGGTACGCTCGGAAACCATCAACCAGTCCGCCTTCACCCTCAAGCTCGACCGCAGCAAGCCGGTGTTCTACGTGCTGCAACAGCCCTCGGTGAGCGATCTGGCAGTGGTCGACCGCGAGTGCACCAAGGCAGGCCTGCCGCGCCCGGTATTGCCGGTAGCGGTTGGGGAGCATATGGAGCCGGCCGCCTTCTTCTACCTGACGCCGGAACCGGACTGGTTCGGCCGCCAGGACAAACGCGGCATTTCGCCGACCCTGGATCGTGTGGTCACCGCCCTTACCCGGCATGCCGTGGACGACGCGCAGATCATCCCGGTCAGCGTGTTCTGGGGCCAATCGCCGGATCGTGAAACCAGTCCGTGGAAGCTGCTGTTCGCCGACAGTTGGGCCGTGACCGGGCGCCTGCGCCGGCTGGTGAGCATCCTGATACTCGGGCGCAAGACCCGCGTGCAGTTCTCCACACCGATCCACCTGCGCGAGCTGATCGAGCAGGACAAGGGCCAGGAGCGCACCCTGCGCATGGTGCACCGCATCCTGCGCGTGCACTTCCGCAACCAGAAGGCCGCGGTGATCGGCCCGGACGTGTCGCACCGGCGCAATCTGGTCAAGGGCTTGGTGCACGACCCGCTGGTGCGCCAGGCCATCGTCGAAGAGGCCGAGCGCGAGAAGATCAGCCTGGAGAAGGCCGAAGCCCAGGCACTGCGCTATGGCAACGAGATCGCCTCGGACTACACCTACACGGTGATCCGCTTCCTCGAACTGGTTCTGAGCTGGTTCTGGAACAAGATCTACGACGGCATCCAGATTCACAACGTCGAAGGCGTGCGGGATATTTCCCAGGGCAACGAAATCATCTACGTGCCCTGCCACCGCAGCCATATCGACTACCTGCTGCTGTCCTACCTGCTGTTCCGCAACGGCCTGACGCCGCCGCACATCGCTGCCGGCATCAACCTCAACATGCCGGTGATCGGCGGCCTGCTGCGCCGCGGCGGCGCCTTCTTCATGCGCCGCACCTTCAAGGGCAACCCGCTGTACACCGCGGTGTTCAACGAATACCTGCACACCCTGTTCAGCAAGGGCTTCCCGGTGGAGTACTTCGTCGAGGGTGGGCGCTCACGCACCGGGCGCATGCTGCGACCCAAGACCGGCATGCTGGCCATTACCCTGCGCAGCTTCCTGCGCTCGCACCGCCTGCCCATCGTCTTCGTACCGGTGTACATCGGCTACGAGCGCGTGCTGGAAGGCCGCACCTACCTGGGCGAGCTGCGCGGCGCGAGCAAGAAGAAGGAGTCGATCTTCGACCTGTTCAAGGTGCTGGGCGCGCTCAAGCAGCGCTTCGGCCAGGTCTCGGTGAACTTCGGCGAGCCGATCAAGCTGGCCGAATTCCTCGACCAACAGCAACCCGACTGGCGCGAACAGGATCTCGGCCCGCAGTACCGCCCGGCCTGGCTCAACAACACCACCAACCGCCTCGGTGAGCGCGTGGCGCGCCACCTCAACGAGGCAGCAGCGATCAACCCGGTCAACCTGGTGGCCCTGGCGCTGCTCTCCACCAGCAAACTGGCGCTGGACGAACGCGCCCTGTCGCGGGTGCTCGACCTGTATCTGGCGCTGCTGCGTGCGGTGCCCTACTCGCCCCACACCACCCTGCCGGAGGGCGACGGCCTGGCGCTGATCGAGCACGTGCAGGGCATGGATCTGCTGGCCGAGCAGAAGGATGCGCTGGGCAAGATCCTCTATCTGGACGAGCAGAACGCCGTCCTGATGACCTATTACCGCAACAACGTGCTGCACATCTTCGCCCTACCGGCGTTGTTGGCCAGCTTCTTCCAGAGCAGCGCACGAATCAGCCGCGAGCAGATCCTGCGCTACGCCGGCGCCCTTTATCCGTACCTGCAGGCCGAGCTGTTCATCCGCTGGGAACAGAGCGAACTGGAAGGCGTAATCGACCAGTGGCTGGCGGCGTTCGTCGAACAGGGCCTGCTCAAGACCGAAGGCGACGTGTACGTGCGCCCGGCGCCCAGCTCGCGCCAGTTCGTGCTGCTGACGCTGCTGTCGCGTTCGGTGGCGCAGACCCTGCAACGCTTCTACATGGCCATCGCCCTGCTGCTCAACGCCGGGCAGAACGCGATCAGCGCCGAGGAGCTGGAAGACCTGTGCACGGTCATGGCCCAACGCCTGTCGATCCTGCATGGCCTGAACGCGCCGGAGTTCTTCGACAAGAGCCTGTTCCGCCATTTCATCCAGAGCCTGCTGGATCAGGGTGTGCTGCGTCAGGACGAAGCCGGCAAGCTCAGCCATCACCCGCTGCTCAGCGAGCTGGCCGAAGGCGCCGCCAAGCGCGTGCTGCCGGCCGAGATTCGCCTGTCGATCCGCCAGGTGGCGCTGGATCGCAACGAGGACGAACCGGTCGCGTCGTGA
- a CDS encoding GntR family transcriptional regulator, with amino-acid sequence MSTTALGQDERLPLYQRLRDEMLGKIAAGEWLPGEAIPTEAELTRQYGVAIGTVRKAVETLVAEGLLLRAQGRGTFVRRPNFDGSLFRFFRQVNASGQSQVPQSRILDCRQAPADAAARQALKLADDELCIHLQRLRLVDNRPLFHERIWLPLSRFADLLDVAPNDFPQLLYPFYEQQCGQRIASAQETLSVSAADTETAATLDVALASPIVVIERTALGYDRTPLEYRLSRAAAENFRYQVEIS; translated from the coding sequence ATGAGCACCACGGCTCTGGGACAGGACGAACGCCTGCCGCTGTACCAGCGGTTGCGCGACGAGATGCTGGGGAAAATCGCTGCGGGAGAATGGCTACCTGGCGAGGCCATCCCTACCGAGGCGGAGCTCACCCGCCAGTACGGTGTGGCCATTGGCACAGTGCGCAAGGCGGTGGAAACCCTGGTCGCCGAGGGCCTTCTGCTGCGCGCGCAAGGCCGTGGCACCTTCGTGCGTCGACCGAATTTCGACGGTTCGCTGTTTCGCTTCTTTCGCCAGGTCAACGCCAGCGGACAATCCCAGGTGCCGCAAAGCCGCATCCTCGACTGCCGGCAAGCCCCTGCCGACGCAGCCGCTCGCCAGGCGCTGAAACTGGCCGACGACGAGCTCTGCATCCACCTGCAACGCCTGCGCCTGGTCGACAATCGCCCGTTGTTCCATGAACGCATCTGGCTGCCGCTGTCACGCTTCGCTGACCTGCTGGACGTGGCGCCGAACGATTTTCCACAGTTGCTCTATCCCTTCTATGAGCAGCAATGTGGCCAGCGCATCGCTTCAGCACAGGAAACGCTCAGCGTCTCCGCTGCCGACACCGAGACTGCCGCCACCCTGGACGTTGCCCTCGCCAGCCCCATCGTGGTGATCGAGCGAACAGCGCTGGGTTATGACCGCACCCCGCTCGAATATCGCCTGTCACGCGCCGCGGCGGAAAACTTCCGCTATCAGGTGGAAATCAGCTGA
- a CDS encoding MFS transporter — MSSHSSDAATTLSPGAILLIQLALALGGFAIGTGEFAIMGLMPNVAQDLGVSEPQVGHVISAYALGVVVGAPVLALLGARLPRRILLLLLMGCFALGNFASALAPSYEPLLIFRFIAGLPHGAYFGIAMLVAASMAPPHKRAKAVSRVLAGLTVAILIGNPLATWLGQFMSWRYAFALVGIIAITTIAMVAIFLPADPHEQRSSPSGELRAFNRAPIWLALGIGSIGFAGMFCVFSYMAPTLLHVTQVGPGWIPLAMGVFGAGCIVGNSAGGWLFDRLRLRAVAWILAWSTLVLLAFPFAAHSLWTILPAIFALGTMIALGPALQTHLMDVATGAQTLAAASNHAAFNVANALGPWLGGLAISAGMGWTVTGYIGAATAVGGLLLFAWAWKVQQKSAQV; from the coding sequence ATGAGCAGCCATTCCAGCGACGCCGCGACCACCTTGTCGCCAGGCGCGATCCTTCTCATTCAACTCGCCCTGGCCCTCGGCGGCTTCGCCATCGGCACCGGCGAATTCGCCATCATGGGCCTGATGCCCAACGTCGCCCAGGATCTGGGCGTCAGCGAACCTCAGGTCGGCCACGTGATCAGCGCCTATGCGCTGGGCGTGGTGGTCGGCGCACCGGTACTGGCCCTGCTCGGCGCACGCCTGCCACGGCGCATCCTGCTCCTGTTGCTGATGGGCTGCTTCGCCCTCGGCAACTTCGCCAGCGCCCTGGCGCCGAGCTACGAACCACTGCTGATCTTCCGCTTCATCGCCGGCCTGCCGCACGGTGCCTATTTCGGCATCGCCATGCTGGTGGCTGCCTCCATGGCACCACCGCACAAGCGTGCCAAGGCCGTGAGCCGGGTGCTGGCCGGCCTGACCGTGGCGATCCTGATCGGCAACCCGCTGGCCACCTGGCTCGGCCAGTTCATGAGCTGGCGCTACGCCTTCGCCCTGGTCGGCATCATCGCCATCACCACCATCGCCATGGTCGCGATCTTCCTGCCGGCCGACCCGCACGAGCAGCGCAGCAGCCCCTCGGGCGAACTGCGCGCCTTCAATCGCGCACCGATCTGGCTGGCACTGGGCATCGGCTCCATCGGCTTCGCCGGGATGTTCTGCGTATTCAGCTACATGGCGCCGACCCTGCTCCACGTCACCCAGGTCGGCCCCGGCTGGATTCCCCTGGCCATGGGCGTGTTCGGCGCCGGCTGCATCGTCGGCAACAGCGCCGGCGGCTGGCTGTTCGACCGCCTGCGCTTGCGCGCCGTGGCCTGGATTCTGGCCTGGAGCACGCTGGTGCTGCTGGCCTTCCCGTTCGCCGCGCACAGCCTGTGGACGATCCTGCCGGCAATCTTCGCCCTCGGCACCATGATCGCCCTCGGCCCGGCCCTGCAGACCCACCTGATGGACGTCGCCACGGGCGCGCAAACCCTCGCAGCGGCCTCCAACCATGCCGCCTTCAACGTCGCCAACGCCCTCGGCCCCTGGCTCGGCGGCCTGGCCATCAGCGCCGGCATGGGCTGGACGGTCACCGGTTACATCGGCGCGGCCACGGCCGTTGGCGGTCTGCTGCTGTTCGCCTGGGCGTGGAAGGTGCAACAGAAAAGCGCGCAGGTTTGA
- a CDS encoding sensor domain-containing diguanylate cyclase, giving the protein MTPPRLPDDEHYSAARRARIATPLNLLIVLASVFVAVVWLITLQRIAFEREQTLASEMESNSSLAIAFEQQVFRTLKAAEQVAAFVREQYRQQGRAIDLRRWVEEGVIREEMFTIVSVVDEHGDIVSSSQNTGAVNYADREFFTAQRDAQADRLFISQPVLGRVSGRWLIPLSLRIERDDGRFAGVVVMAVSPEDVTHFFHQVDLGSQGLLELTGLDGVVRARKIGPRSEFGVGAAPLAWFQRQKLQDTDNFYDSGEALDGVARIVSYRTMADYPLMVTVATAYDEEMATTLQRRSTYLRAAVGVTLVVSIFVGLLMLMLVRQRAATDALQGSEALFRATFHQAAMGIAHVTPDGEILRVNEKFSRMLGCPAEVLQGRNIFELSDPDAASAAQDFLHEQLSSDSRALSPEIEKTYRRQDGSRLWVCEALGVVRNREGHPDFLVLVTQDITERKHLEARLSHDAQHDGLTGLPNRGYFRQRLDRALASERSPGRLSAVLYIDLDGFKAINDSLGHAAGDVLLQQVARRLEDCVRGEDTVARFGGDEFGIILTNLGSKQDCEAVARKVLAMLEQPFDLNGSPVRISASIGAAMFPLHGHDGHDLVQHADKAMYAAKHAGKNRFNWVAE; this is encoded by the coding sequence ATGACCCCGCCCAGACTGCCGGATGACGAGCACTATTCAGCCGCTCGCCGCGCTCGTATCGCAACACCCTTGAACCTGTTGATCGTTCTGGCGAGCGTGTTCGTTGCCGTTGTCTGGTTGATCACCCTGCAACGGATCGCGTTCGAGCGTGAGCAGACGCTGGCCTCGGAGATGGAGTCCAACTCCAGCCTGGCCATCGCCTTCGAGCAACAGGTATTCCGCACGTTGAAGGCGGCCGAGCAGGTGGCGGCCTTCGTGCGGGAGCAATACCGCCAGCAAGGCAGGGCAATCGACTTGCGCCGCTGGGTCGAAGAGGGCGTGATCCGCGAGGAGATGTTCACCATCGTCAGTGTGGTGGACGAGCATGGCGATATCGTCAGCAGCAGCCAGAACACCGGTGCAGTCAATTACGCCGATCGTGAGTTCTTCACAGCGCAGCGCGACGCGCAGGCCGATCGGTTGTTCATCAGTCAGCCCGTGCTCGGGCGGGTTTCCGGACGCTGGCTGATACCGTTGTCACTGCGTATCGAGCGCGACGATGGCCGCTTTGCTGGAGTCGTGGTGATGGCGGTCAGTCCGGAGGACGTCACGCATTTCTTCCATCAGGTCGATCTGGGGTCGCAAGGGCTGCTGGAACTCACCGGCCTCGACGGTGTAGTACGTGCGCGCAAGATTGGCCCACGCAGCGAGTTCGGCGTGGGCGCCGCGCCACTGGCCTGGTTTCAGCGGCAGAAGCTGCAAGATACCGATAATTTCTACGACAGCGGCGAGGCCTTGGATGGTGTGGCCCGTATCGTCAGCTACCGTACCATGGCCGACTACCCTCTGATGGTCACCGTGGCCACGGCTTATGACGAGGAAATGGCCACGACCCTGCAGCGTCGCTCGACCTACCTGCGTGCTGCAGTTGGTGTCACTTTGGTGGTGAGCATCTTCGTTGGCCTGTTGATGCTGATGCTGGTACGTCAACGTGCTGCCACCGATGCCTTGCAGGGCAGCGAAGCGCTGTTTCGCGCTACGTTCCACCAGGCCGCCATGGGCATCGCCCACGTCACGCCCGATGGCGAGATCCTGCGGGTCAACGAGAAGTTCTCGCGCATGCTGGGCTGCCCCGCCGAGGTGTTGCAGGGACGCAATATTTTCGAATTGAGCGATCCCGACGCGGCCAGTGCGGCACAGGACTTTCTGCATGAGCAACTAAGCAGCGATTCGCGGGCGCTTTCTCCAGAGATCGAGAAGACCTACCGGCGGCAGGATGGCTCGCGGCTCTGGGTCTGCGAGGCGCTGGGGGTGGTGCGCAATCGCGAAGGCCATCCGGATTTCCTCGTGCTGGTCACCCAGGACATCACCGAGCGCAAGCACCTGGAAGCGCGGCTTTCACACGATGCGCAGCATGACGGGCTCACCGGCCTGCCCAACCGGGGGTATTTTCGCCAGCGGCTGGATCGGGCGCTGGCCTCGGAGCGCAGTCCGGGGCGGCTGTCGGCCGTGCTGTACATCGACCTGGACGGCTTCAAGGCGATCAATGACAGCCTCGGGCATGCCGCCGGTGACGTGCTGTTGCAGCAGGTCGCCAGGCGGCTGGAGGATTGCGTGCGCGGTGAGGACACGGTGGCGCGCTTTGGCGGCGACGAGTTCGGCATCATCCTCACCAACCTGGGCAGCAAGCAGGATTGCGAAGCCGTTGCACGCAAGGTGCTGGCAATGCTGGAGCAGCCCTTCGACCTGAACGGCTCGCCGGTGCGCATATCGGCAAGCATCGGGGCGGCGATGTTCCCCCTGCACGGCCACGATGGCCACGATCTGGTGCAGCATGCGGACAAGGCCATGTACGCAGCCAAGCACGCCGGCAAGAACCGCTTCAACTGGGTAGCGGAATAG
- a CDS encoding EamA family transporter has product MDTTVFLAVIAAAALHAGWNALLKIGLDRFLTATLIQIGAGLVALCALPLVALPQAAAWPWIALSALLHIGYNFFLARAYQYGDLGQVYPIARGSSPLMVALLSLLLLHDSLSALQLLGLLTLVMGIWLMAIRGGHHRAAQGAMLFCALMTALFIAGYTLSDAMGARSNGDALSYSLWLFSVNGVVMALVLAISRGPRAFLQLRSHWRGGLAGGAMSMAAYTIVIWAMTQAPVALVSALRETSVVFAVLLGMVLLKEPLRPIRLLACAVIAAGVVIMKLA; this is encoded by the coding sequence TTGGACACCACGGTCTTTCTCGCCGTCATCGCCGCCGCTGCCCTGCATGCTGGCTGGAACGCCCTGCTGAAAATCGGTCTCGACCGCTTCCTGACCGCCACCCTGATCCAGATCGGCGCCGGCCTGGTGGCTCTGTGCGCCTTGCCGCTGGTGGCGTTGCCACAAGCGGCGGCCTGGCCATGGATCGCACTGTCGGCGCTGCTGCATATCGGCTACAACTTCTTCCTTGCCCGCGCCTACCAGTATGGCGACCTGGGCCAGGTCTACCCCATCGCCCGGGGCAGTTCACCGCTGATGGTCGCGCTGCTGTCGTTGCTGCTGTTGCACGACAGCCTGAGTGCCTTGCAGCTGCTCGGCTTGCTGACCCTGGTAATGGGTATCTGGCTGATGGCGATACGCGGTGGTCATCACCGCGCGGCGCAGGGCGCGATGCTGTTCTGCGCACTGATGACGGCGCTGTTCATTGCCGGCTACACCCTCAGCGACGCCATGGGCGCACGCAGCAATGGCGACGCCCTGAGCTATTCGCTGTGGCTGTTCAGCGTCAACGGCGTGGTGATGGCTCTCGTTCTGGCCATCAGCCGTGGGCCACGCGCCTTCCTGCAACTGCGATCGCACTGGCGCGGCGGGCTAGCGGGTGGAGCGATGTCGATGGCGGCCTATACCATCGTCATCTGGGCGATGACCCAGGCTCCCGTGGCATTGGTATCGGCACTGCGCGAGACCAGCGTGGTCTTCGCGGTATTGCTGGGCATGGTGCTGCTCAAGGAGCCGTTACGACCTATCCGTCTGCTGGCATGCGCGGTGATCGCCGCCGGCGTAGTGATCATGAAGCTGGCCTGA